One genomic window of Undibacterium cyanobacteriorum includes the following:
- a CDS encoding beta-ketoacyl-ACP synthase III — MTFFSKIIGTGSYLPPKRVTNQELADQLAARGIETSDEWIVSRSGISARHYAEADVNSSDLGVEAAKRALEAAGLQANDIDMIILATSTPDFFGGFPSTACIVQKKLGITNGGAAVDVQAVCSGFIYAMAMADSMIKSGTHEKVLIIGAEVFSRILNFEDRTTCVLFGDGAGAIVMARSDKPGVLATKLHADGSQSHVLCVPGHVNNGVVAGSAFLYMDGQAVFKLAVTVLEKVANEALALAGMTADQVDWLIPHQANIRIMQSTAKKMQLPMDKLVVTVDQHGNTSAASIPLALDAAVRDGRVKPGQTVMLEGVGGGFTWGAALVKM; from the coding sequence ATGACTTTTTTTAGCAAAATTATCGGCACGGGTAGTTATCTGCCGCCGAAGCGCGTTACGAATCAGGAATTGGCTGATCAACTGGCCGCTCGCGGGATTGAGACGTCTGACGAGTGGATTGTTTCGCGTAGTGGTATCTCTGCTCGCCATTATGCGGAAGCCGACGTCAACTCGAGTGATCTTGGTGTCGAGGCGGCGAAGCGTGCCCTCGAGGCAGCCGGTCTTCAGGCGAACGATATCGATATGATTATTTTGGCGACTTCGACGCCAGATTTCTTTGGTGGCTTTCCAAGCACCGCATGTATCGTTCAAAAGAAACTCGGGATTACGAATGGTGGCGCGGCGGTTGACGTGCAAGCGGTATGTAGCGGTTTCATTTATGCGATGGCGATGGCTGATAGCATGATTAAATCGGGCACTCACGAGAAAGTCTTGATCATTGGCGCTGAAGTGTTCTCTCGCATCCTGAACTTTGAAGACCGCACAACATGTGTGTTGTTCGGAGATGGGGCTGGTGCGATTGTGATGGCACGCTCCGATAAGCCTGGTGTGTTGGCGACTAAATTGCATGCGGATGGCAGTCAGTCTCACGTATTGTGTGTGCCGGGACATGTTAATAATGGCGTCGTGGCCGGCAGTGCTTTCCTGTATATGGATGGACAGGCCGTATTTAAGTTGGCTGTGACTGTACTCGAGAAAGTGGCTAACGAGGCTTTGGCGTTGGCGGGAATGACGGCTGATCAAGTTGACTGGTTGATTCCGCATCAAGCCAATATTCGCATCATGCAAAGTACTGCTAAAAAAATGCAGTTACCTATGGATAAATTGGTGGTCACGGTTGATCAGCACGGCAATACATCGGCGGCATCAATTCCATTGGCGCTTGATGCTGCGGTCCGCGATGGTCGTGTTAAGCCAGGGCAAACAGTCATGCTGGAAGGCGTTGGCGGAGGCTTTACATGGGGCGCAGCTCTAGTGAAGATGTAA
- the fabD gene encoding ACP S-malonyltransferase — protein MTQFAFVFPGQGSQAIGMLNGFAGNAVVQQTVQEASDALQMDLGKLIAEGPKEELDLTTNTQPVMLTAAVACYRAWLAAGGKAPRIVAGHSLGEYTALVAAGVIAFKDAVPMVRFRAQAMQSAVPVGQGGMAAILGLSDADVIAACAEAAASTSAVVEAVNFNAPAQVVIAGAKAAVERACELAKEKGAKRALPLPVSAPFHSSLLKPASDQLRDYLAAVNFTAPSIPLVNNVDVAVVTDPALIKDALVRQAASPVRWVESINAIAAAGVTHVVECGPGKVLAGLTKRINGELVGEAFYDQESLEKVLALLNA, from the coding sequence ATGACACAATTTGCTTTTGTTTTTCCAGGCCAAGGTTCGCAAGCGATTGGCATGTTGAATGGTTTTGCCGGTAATGCTGTAGTTCAACAAACTGTGCAAGAAGCATCTGATGCTTTGCAAATGGATTTGGGTAAATTGATTGCCGAAGGTCCAAAAGAAGAATTGGATCTCACAACAAATACGCAACCCGTGATGTTGACTGCGGCTGTTGCTTGTTATCGTGCATGGTTGGCGGCTGGCGGGAAGGCGCCGCGTATCGTCGCTGGTCATAGTTTAGGTGAATACACTGCCTTGGTCGCTGCAGGTGTGATTGCATTTAAGGATGCAGTCCCTATGGTGCGTTTTCGTGCTCAAGCAATGCAAAGCGCCGTGCCGGTCGGTCAGGGTGGCATGGCTGCAATTTTGGGTTTGAGTGATGCCGACGTAATCGCTGCATGTGCCGAAGCGGCTGCATCGACTTCAGCTGTCGTTGAGGCGGTCAATTTCAATGCACCGGCACAAGTTGTTATCGCTGGTGCAAAAGCTGCAGTTGAGCGCGCATGTGAATTGGCCAAAGAAAAAGGTGCAAAACGCGCTTTGCCTTTGCCTGTTTCTGCGCCTTTCCATTCTTCTCTGTTAAAGCCTGCGTCTGATCAATTGCGTGATTATTTGGCCGCAGTGAACTTTACCGCGCCAAGCATTCCATTGGTCAATAACGTCGATGTTGCAGTGGTAACTGATCCAGCTTTGATTAAGGATGCCTTGGTGCGTCAAGCAGCGAGTCCGGTGCGCTGGGTAGAGTCCATCAATGCGATTGCAGCGGCGGGGGTGACCCACGTTGTTGAATGTGGCCCAGGTAAGGTCTTGGCGGGCTTAACGAAGCGTATCAATGGCGAGCTCGTTGGTGAGGCATTTTACGACCAAGAAAGTTTGGAAAAGGTCTTGGCATTGTTGAATGCTTAA